A window from Pseudomonas frederiksbergensis encodes these proteins:
- the livM gene encoding high-affinity branched-chain amino acid ABC transporter permease LivM, with translation MSSTTKKTIDLKRSLVDAILAGLVALIVFGPIVGVVLDGYGFNLETTRVAWIVAIVMAGRFALSLFLQTPKGLRILEGFESTGSGVHVLPPDYKTRLRWIIPLVIVIAVVFPFFSNSYLLGVVILGLIYVLLGLGLNIVVGLAGLLDLGYVAFYAIGAYGLALGYQYLGLGFWTVLPLAAITAGLAGCILGFPVLRLHGDYLAIVTLGFGEIIRLILNNWLSLTGGPNGMAAPLPTFFGLEFGKRAKEGGVPFHEFFGIAYNPDVKYYFIYAVLFLVVLAVLYIKHRLVKMPVGRAWEALREDEIACRSMGLNHVLVKLSAFTIGASTAGLAGVFFATYQGFVNPTSFTFFESALILAIVVLGGMGSTIGVVIAAFVLTVAPELLRGFAEYRVLLFGILMVLMMIWRPRGLIRISRTGVTPRKGVAP, from the coding sequence ATGTCTTCAACCACTAAAAAAACCATTGATCTCAAAAGAAGCCTGGTTGACGCGATTCTTGCCGGCCTTGTCGCCCTGATTGTGTTCGGCCCGATTGTCGGCGTGGTCCTCGACGGCTACGGCTTCAACCTGGAAACGACCCGGGTGGCATGGATTGTCGCCATCGTCATGGCCGGCCGCTTCGCCTTGAGCCTGTTCCTGCAAACTCCCAAGGGCCTGAGAATTCTTGAAGGCTTTGAAAGCACCGGCTCCGGGGTTCATGTACTGCCGCCTGATTACAAAACCCGGTTGCGCTGGATCATCCCGCTGGTAATTGTGATTGCCGTGGTGTTCCCGTTTTTCTCCAACTCCTACCTGCTGGGCGTGGTCATCCTCGGGCTGATTTACGTACTGCTGGGCCTGGGGCTGAACATCGTGGTCGGCCTGGCCGGTCTGCTCGACCTGGGTTACGTGGCGTTCTACGCCATCGGTGCCTACGGCCTGGCGCTCGGTTACCAATACCTCGGTCTGGGCTTCTGGACGGTGCTGCCGCTGGCGGCGATCACCGCGGGCCTTGCCGGTTGCATCCTCGGTTTTCCGGTGCTGCGCCTGCACGGTGACTACCTGGCGATCGTGACTCTGGGCTTCGGTGAAATCATCCGCTTGATCCTCAATAACTGGCTGTCCCTGACTGGCGGCCCGAATGGCATGGCGGCTCCATTGCCAACGTTCTTCGGCCTCGAGTTCGGTAAACGGGCGAAGGAGGGTGGGGTTCCGTTCCATGAGTTTTTCGGTATCGCCTATAACCCGGACGTGAAGTACTACTTCATCTACGCGGTGTTGTTCCTGGTGGTACTGGCCGTGCTGTACATCAAGCATCGTCTGGTCAAGATGCCGGTTGGTCGCGCCTGGGAAGCCTTGCGTGAAGACGAAATCGCTTGCCGCTCCATGGGCCTGAACCACGTACTGGTCAAGCTTTCGGCGTTCACCATCGGTGCCTCGACGGCCGGTCTGGCTGGCGTGTTCTTCGCCACCTATCAAGGTTTCGTCAACCCGACCTCGTTCACCTTCTTCGAATCGGCATTGATCCTCGCCATCGTGGTACTCGGCGGGATGGGCTCGACCATCGGTGTGGTGATTGCGGCTTTCGTGCTGACCGTCGCCCCGGAACTGCTGCGGGGGTTCGCGGAATACCGCGTGCTGCTGTTCGGCATCCTGATGGTGTTGATGATGATCTGGCGACCGCGCGGCCTGATTCGGATCAGCCGTACCGGTGTGACCCCGCGTAAAGGAGTAGCGCCATGA
- a CDS encoding ATP-binding cassette domain-containing protein, whose amino-acid sequence MSEVVLSVEKLMMHFGGIKALNDVSLKVKRNSIFALIGPNGAGKTTVFNCLTGFYKASGGKIELNIRGEQTNVIKLLGESFKPVDFVSPKSFASRMFYKMFGGTHLVNRAGLARTFQNIRLFKEMSVLENLLVAQHMWVNRNLLAGILNTKGYRKAESDALDHAFYWLEVVDLVDCANRLAGELSYGQQRRLEIARAMCTRPQIICLDEPAAGLNPQETEALSAMIRLLRDEHDLTVVLIEHDMGMVMSISDHIVVLDHGIVIAEGGPDAIRNDPKVIAAYLGADEEEVVL is encoded by the coding sequence ATGAGCGAAGTCGTACTTTCGGTCGAGAAGCTGATGATGCACTTCGGCGGCATCAAGGCGTTGAACGATGTCAGCCTGAAGGTCAAGCGCAACTCGATCTTCGCCCTGATCGGCCCCAACGGCGCTGGCAAGACCACCGTGTTCAACTGCCTGACCGGGTTCTACAAGGCCTCGGGCGGCAAGATCGAACTCAACATCCGCGGCGAGCAGACCAACGTCATCAAGCTGCTGGGCGAATCGTTCAAACCGGTCGATTTCGTTTCGCCGAAATCCTTCGCCAGTCGGATGTTCTACAAGATGTTCGGCGGCACCCACCTGGTGAACCGGGCCGGCCTGGCGCGGACGTTCCAGAACATTCGCCTGTTCAAGGAAATGTCGGTGCTGGAAAACCTGCTGGTCGCCCAGCACATGTGGGTCAACCGCAACCTGCTGGCCGGCATTCTCAACACCAAGGGGTATCGCAAGGCCGAAAGCGATGCGCTGGACCATGCGTTCTACTGGCTGGAAGTGGTGGATCTGGTGGACTGCGCCAACCGTCTGGCCGGTGAATTGTCCTACGGTCAGCAACGTCGTCTGGAAATCGCCCGGGCCATGTGCACCCGGCCGCAGATCATCTGTCTCGACGAACCGGCCGCCGGCCTCAACCCTCAGGAAACCGAAGCGCTGAGCGCGATGATCCGGCTGCTGCGCGACGAGCACGATCTGACCGTGGTGCTGATCGAACACGACATGGGCATGGTAATGAGCATTTCCGACCACATCGTGGTGCTGGACCACGGCATCGTCATCGCCGAGGGCGGGCCTGATGCGATTCGTAACGATCCGAAAGTGATTGCGGCCTATCTGGGCGCCGATGAAGAGGAAGTGGTGCTATGA
- a CDS encoding ABC transporter ATP-binding protein produces the protein MSQPILELKDLDVFYGPIQALKNVSLHINEGETVSLIGSNGAGKSTLLMSIFGQPRAADGQIIYQGVDITHKSSHYIASNGIAQSPEGRRVFPDMTVEENLQMGTIPIGDKYAKEDMQRMFELFPRLEERRNQRAMTMSGGEQQMLAIARALMSRPKLLLLDEPSLGLAPIVVKQIFATLRELAKTGMTIFLVEQNANHALKLSDRAYVMVNGEIRLTGTGKELLVNEEVRNAYLGGH, from the coding sequence ATGAGCCAACCCATCCTCGAACTGAAGGATCTGGATGTGTTTTACGGGCCGATCCAGGCTCTGAAGAATGTCTCGCTGCACATCAATGAAGGTGAAACGGTCAGCCTGATCGGCTCCAACGGCGCCGGCAAGTCGACCCTGCTGATGTCGATTTTTGGTCAACCGCGGGCGGCGGACGGGCAGATCATTTATCAGGGTGTGGATATCACCCACAAGTCGTCCCACTACATCGCGTCCAACGGCATCGCTCAATCGCCGGAAGGTCGGCGGGTGTTCCCTGACATGACTGTCGAGGAAAACCTGCAAATGGGCACCATTCCTATCGGTGACAAGTACGCCAAGGAAGACATGCAACGCATGTTCGAGTTGTTCCCGCGACTCGAAGAGCGGCGCAATCAGCGGGCGATGACCATGTCCGGCGGCGAGCAGCAAATGCTCGCCATCGCACGAGCGTTGATGAGCCGGCCGAAACTGCTGTTGCTCGATGAGCCGAGCCTGGGTCTGGCGCCGATTGTGGTGAAACAGATCTTCGCGACCCTGCGGGAGCTGGCGAAAACCGGCATGACCATCTTCCTGGTGGAGCAGAACGCCAACCACGCCCTCAAACTGTCCGATCGGGCGTACGTGATGGTCAACGGTGAGATCCGCCTCACGGGCACCGGCAAGGAGCTGCTGGTTAACGAGGAAGTGCGCAACGCCTATCTCGGCGGGCACTGA
- a CDS encoding SDR family oxidoreductase: MSNTLFITGATSGFGEACARRFAEAGWKLVLTGRREERLNALCAELSKQTEVHGLVLDVRDRKAMEEAIANLPPSFAKLRGLINNAGLALGVDPAPKCDLDDWDTMVDTNIKGLMYSTRLLLPRLIAHGRGASIVNLGSIAGNYPYPGSHVYGASKAFVKQFSLNLRCDLQGTGVRVSNIEPGLCESEFSLVRFAGDQERYNATYAGAEPIQPQDIADTIFWVLNAPAHININSLELMPVSQTWSGFAIERNAKA; encoded by the coding sequence ATGTCCAACACCCTGTTTATTACCGGCGCGACCTCCGGTTTTGGTGAAGCCTGCGCCCGTCGTTTTGCCGAAGCCGGCTGGAAACTGGTGCTGACCGGCCGTCGTGAAGAGCGCCTCAATGCGTTGTGCGCCGAGTTGTCGAAGCAGACCGAGGTCCATGGCCTGGTGCTCGACGTGCGTGATCGCAAGGCCATGGAGGAGGCGATTGCCAACCTGCCGCCGTCCTTCGCCAAACTGCGCGGGCTGATCAACAACGCTGGCCTGGCCCTGGGCGTTGACCCGGCGCCCAAGTGCGACCTCGACGACTGGGACACCATGGTCGACACCAACATCAAAGGCCTGATGTACAGCACTCGTCTGTTGTTGCCCCGCCTGATTGCTCACGGTCGCGGTGCCAGCATCGTCAACCTTGGCTCCATCGCCGGCAACTATCCGTACCCGGGCAGCCATGTGTATGGCGCGAGCAAGGCATTCGTCAAACAGTTCTCCCTGAACCTGCGCTGCGACCTGCAAGGTACGGGCGTGCGGGTCAGCAACATCGAACCGGGCCTGTGCGAAAGCGAGTTTTCGCTGGTGCGTTTCGCCGGTGACCAGGAGCGCTACAACGCGACTTACGCAGGTGCCGAGCCGATCCAGCCGCAAGACATCGCCGACACCATTTTCTGGGTGCTCAATGCCCCGGCTCACATCAACATCAACAGCCTTGAGCTGATGCCGGTGAGCCAGACGTGGAGCGGGTTTGCGATTGAGCGTAATGCCAAGGCGTAA
- a CDS encoding cation diffusion facilitator family transporter, which translates to MSNRGEQSLLKQSTLLMLAVAIAGIVTGFVSGAQSILFDGFFSLIATFIKVLMLITAKLIAKESNQRFQFGFWHLEPMVLLIEGSFLFLIAIYAFLNGVFGIINGGREIELGLVIIYAAVFTVVEFAYFFYIRHRNRRLKSTLIQFDNISWLVDAMLSVGLLVSFLAALLLKAQGYGQWAVYVDPLILILLALSMLAPAFKILGPALRDVLGIAPDQLDDKVRQVMDAAKLEHGFDDYVSYVQKHGRARFIEIHVVLPVEYPLKSVGQLDSLREEISTKLGKPDAARWLTISFTGDRKWIA; encoded by the coding sequence GTGAGTAACCGAGGTGAGCAGTCGCTGCTCAAACAATCGACCCTCCTGATGCTCGCCGTGGCGATTGCCGGGATCGTCACCGGTTTTGTTTCGGGTGCCCAATCCATCCTGTTCGATGGCTTTTTTTCGTTGATCGCGACCTTTATCAAAGTCCTGATGCTGATCACCGCCAAGCTGATCGCCAAGGAAAGCAACCAGCGTTTCCAGTTCGGCTTCTGGCACCTGGAGCCGATGGTGCTGCTGATCGAAGGCAGCTTTCTGTTCTTGATTGCGATCTATGCCTTTCTCAACGGTGTGTTCGGCATCATCAACGGCGGACGCGAGATTGAACTTGGACTGGTGATCATCTACGCGGCGGTGTTTACCGTTGTCGAGTTCGCGTATTTCTTCTACATCCGCCACCGTAATCGGCGGCTCAAATCAACGCTGATCCAGTTCGACAACATCAGCTGGCTGGTGGACGCGATGCTATCGGTGGGCTTGCTGGTGAGTTTTCTCGCCGCGCTGCTGCTCAAGGCGCAGGGTTATGGCCAGTGGGCGGTGTACGTCGACCCGCTGATCCTGATTCTTTTGGCCCTGAGCATGCTTGCACCGGCCTTCAAAATCCTCGGCCCGGCCTTGCGCGACGTGCTGGGGATTGCGCCGGATCAACTGGACGACAAGGTGCGCCAGGTGATGGACGCGGCGAAACTTGAGCATGGCTTCGACGACTACGTTTCCTACGTGCAGAAGCACGGACGTGCCCGTTTTATCGAGATTCATGTGGTATTGCCGGTGGAGTATCCGCTGAAGAGCGTGGGGCAGCTGGACAGCCTGCGGGAAGAGATTTCCACGAAGCTCGGCAAGCCGGATGCGGCGCGATGGCTGACCATCAGCTTTACCGGTGATCGAAAATGGATTGCGTGA
- a CDS encoding AGE family epimerase/isomerase codes for MPPVSRSASQPELTALFASVQQHFLDVIVPLWQGPGWNADMALPYEALDAEHQPLQPQRYRAMACARQLYLFSSLIGQVPAAEERAAALFRSLQQYFHDAEHGGWFYSVDPQGAPLDQRKDLYTHAFILFACAHYWDKVREPRVESVLNAALEVVAQRFATGDGLYEASLDRDWSSLKSGPLQNPLMHLAEAFLATLSVREDVAVQGALIELCTALQQRFIDPQHGVLMEQPLEAVDNWFEPGHQFEWYFLLESSPLLRGSALHSSLERAFAFTEQRGVDPQTGAVRAMLKPGGPTKDATQRIWAQAEYLRALTLRPDSEDAVLRQLRALQQRFLHSGGWYECRDQNGDVSRQDMPSTTPYHLATCYRSLVDYLG; via the coding sequence ATGCCGCCTGTTTCCCGCTCCGCCTCCCAGCCTGAATTGACCGCTCTGTTTGCCTCGGTGCAACAGCACTTTTTGGACGTGATCGTGCCGCTCTGGCAAGGGCCCGGCTGGAATGCCGACATGGCGCTGCCCTATGAAGCGCTGGACGCCGAGCATCAACCCTTGCAGCCCCAACGCTACCGGGCCATGGCCTGCGCGCGTCAGCTCTATCTGTTTTCCAGCCTGATCGGCCAGGTACCGGCCGCCGAAGAGCGCGCCGCAGCGCTGTTCCGCTCCTTGCAGCAGTATTTCCACGATGCCGAGCATGGCGGCTGGTTCTACAGCGTCGATCCGCAAGGTGCGCCGCTGGATCAGCGCAAAGACCTCTACACCCACGCCTTCATCCTGTTCGCTTGCGCCCATTATTGGGACAAAGTCCGCGAGCCGCGGGTGGAATCGGTGCTCAACGCCGCATTGGAAGTGGTCGCGCAGCGCTTTGCCACGGGCGACGGCCTGTATGAAGCCAGCCTTGACCGTGACTGGTCCTCGCTAAAATCCGGCCCACTGCAAAATCCCCTGATGCACCTGGCTGAAGCCTTCCTCGCCACGCTGTCGGTGCGCGAAGACGTTGCCGTGCAAGGCGCGCTGATCGAGTTATGCACAGCCCTGCAGCAACGCTTTATCGATCCGCAACACGGTGTGTTGATGGAACAGCCGTTGGAGGCTGTGGATAACTGGTTTGAACCAGGGCATCAGTTCGAATGGTATTTCCTCCTGGAATCGTCGCCGTTGCTGCGCGGCTCGGCACTGCACTCTTCACTGGAACGCGCGTTCGCGTTCACTGAACAACGGGGCGTCGATCCACAAACCGGTGCTGTTCGGGCGATGCTCAAACCGGGTGGCCCTACGAAAGACGCCACCCAACGAATCTGGGCTCAAGCCGAATACCTGCGGGCGCTGACCTTGCGACCCGATAGCGAGGACGCGGTACTGCGCCAACTGCGGGCGTTGCAGCAGCGTTTCCTGCATTCGGGCGGCTGGTATGAGTGCAGGGATCAGAACGGTGACGTGAGCCGACAGGACATGCCGTCGACCACGCCTTATCACTTGGCGACTTGTTATCGCAGCTTGGTCGACTATCTCGGTTGA
- a CDS encoding HupE/UreJ family protein, translated as MTLKRILGAMALLLAPAIAFAHPGHDDNGLIAGISHPIGGLDHLLAMLAVGLWAAQQKGAARWALPCTFVGIMLIGGLLGFEGLNLPALESGIAASVLALGLAVALAVRPPLSLAVAATALFALFHGVAHGLELPQMSSPWPYAAGFVAATAALHGLGYAVVRVLPQAAAPLVRLAGAASAATGVWLLAG; from the coding sequence ATGACACTTAAACGCATTCTGGGCGCCATGGCCCTGCTGCTGGCCCCAGCCATCGCCTTCGCCCACCCGGGGCATGACGATAATGGTTTGATCGCCGGGATCAGCCACCCGATCGGCGGCCTCGACCACTTGTTGGCGATGCTTGCAGTCGGTTTGTGGGCGGCACAACAGAAAGGCGCTGCACGCTGGGCGCTGCCATGCACGTTCGTCGGCATCATGCTGATCGGCGGGTTGCTGGGGTTTGAAGGTCTGAACCTGCCAGCACTTGAGAGCGGCATTGCGGCGTCGGTGCTGGCGCTGGGTCTGGCGGTGGCTTTGGCCGTGCGTCCGCCGTTGAGCCTCGCCGTTGCGGCAACCGCTTTGTTTGCGCTGTTCCATGGGGTGGCGCACGGACTGGAGTTGCCGCAGATGTCGAGCCCTTGGCCGTACGCGGCGGGTTTTGTAGCAGCGACGGCTGCGTTGCATGGATTGGGTTACGCCGTAGTGCGGGTGTTGCCGCAAGCGGCGGCGCCGTTGGTTCGGTTGGCGGGAGCGGCTTCGGCGGCGACTGGCGTGTGGTTGCTGGCGGGCTAG
- the ureG gene encoding urease accessory protein UreG, giving the protein MNTQPLRVGIGGPVGSGKTALTLALCLALRDRYNLAVVTNDIYTREDADFLVRNEALAPERIIGVETGGCPHTAIREDASINLEAVDQLNRRFPGLDLILVESGGDNLSATFSPELSDLTIYVIDVSAGDKLPRKGGPGICKSDLLVINKIDLAPLVGASLELMDSDTKRMRNGKPFVFSNQKTGLGLEEIIAFIERQGLLIAA; this is encoded by the coding sequence ATGAACACACAACCTCTGCGCGTCGGCATCGGCGGCCCGGTCGGTTCCGGCAAAACCGCTTTGACGTTGGCCCTGTGCCTGGCGCTGCGCGACCGCTACAACCTGGCGGTGGTCACCAACGACATCTACACCCGCGAAGACGCCGACTTCCTGGTGCGCAACGAAGCCCTGGCGCCGGAGCGAATCATCGGCGTGGAAACCGGCGGCTGCCCGCACACGGCGATTCGCGAAGACGCCTCGATCAACCTCGAAGCCGTGGACCAATTGAACCGCCGCTTTCCGGGGCTTGACCTGATCCTTGTGGAGTCCGGTGGTGACAACCTGTCCGCCACCTTCAGCCCGGAACTGTCCGACCTGACCATCTACGTGATCGACGTCTCGGCCGGCGACAAGCTGCCGCGCAAGGGTGGGCCAGGGATCTGCAAATCGGATCTGCTGGTGATCAACAAAATCGACCTCGCGCCCTTGGTGGGTGCGTCGCTGGAGCTGATGGACAGCGATACCAAACGCATGCGCAACGGCAAACCGTTCGTTTTCAGCAACCAGAAAACCGGACTCGGCCTGGAAGAAATCATCGCCTTCATCGAACGCCAGGGCCTGCTGATAGCGGCGTGA
- a CDS encoding urease accessory protein UreF, which translates to MNPAWALLRLASPQLPIGGYSYSQGLEMAVDNGRVNDPDSARRWISDQLLLNLARFEAPLLLAHCVAAAEENWGELLQRCEEHRASRETRELHQESRQMGYSLQQLLKGLPELDAPARAFLEQRPEPHLALGWALAARAWNISPQDALAAWLWSWMENQLAVLMKTLPLGQQAAQRLTSQLLPLLQEAQQNATRINPEHCGSAAFGLSLACMAHERQYSRLFRS; encoded by the coding sequence ATGAACCCAGCCTGGGCGTTGTTGCGCCTGGCCAGTCCGCAGTTGCCGATTGGCGGTTACAGCTATTCCCAAGGTCTGGAAATGGCGGTGGATAACGGCCGAGTGAATGATCCTGACAGCGCACGTCGCTGGATCAGCGATCAGTTACTGCTGAACCTGGCGCGTTTCGAAGCGCCGTTGCTGCTCGCCCATTGCGTGGCCGCAGCAGAAGAAAACTGGGGTGAACTGCTGCAACGCTGCGAAGAACATCGCGCCAGCCGGGAAACCCGCGAGCTGCATCAGGAAAGTCGGCAGATGGGTTATTCGTTGCAGCAACTGCTCAAGGGTTTGCCAGAACTCGATGCGCCCGCCCGTGCTTTTCTCGAACAACGTCCCGAGCCGCACCTGGCCCTCGGCTGGGCACTGGCCGCTCGCGCCTGGAATATCAGTCCGCAAGATGCCTTGGCCGCATGGCTCTGGAGCTGGATGGAAAACCAACTGGCAGTACTGATGAAAACCCTGCCGCTGGGTCAGCAAGCCGCGCAACGCCTGACCAGCCAATTGCTGCCGCTGCTGCAAGAGGCTCAGCAGAACGCCACCCGAATCAACCCCGAACACTGTGGCAGCGCTGCTTTCGGCCTGTCCCTGGCGTGCATGGCCCATGAGCGCCAGTACAGTCGTCTATTCCGTTCCTAG
- the ureE gene encoding urease accessory protein UreE, producing the protein MLVIHRRIDPQPVWAAELHLNFEARSKSRLRCFSAEGEDVGLFLERGQPPLHDGECLQAEDGRIVRVCARAEQLLHVTCANAFELTRAAYHLGNRHVALQVGDGWLRLLDDYVLKAMLELLDAKVENIEAPFQPEHGAYGGGHHHSRHGDEDFNYPPKLHQFGVRL; encoded by the coding sequence ATGCTGGTGATTCATCGCAGAATCGACCCTCAACCCGTCTGGGCCGCCGAGTTGCACCTGAACTTCGAAGCCCGGAGCAAAAGCCGTTTGCGCTGTTTCAGTGCCGAGGGTGAAGACGTCGGGCTGTTTTTGGAGCGCGGTCAGCCGCCGCTGCATGACGGCGAGTGCCTGCAAGCCGAAGACGGACGCATCGTGCGCGTCTGCGCCCGAGCCGAACAGCTGCTGCACGTCACCTGCGCCAATGCTTTCGAACTGACTCGCGCCGCCTATCACCTCGGTAATCGCCATGTCGCCCTGCAAGTCGGTGACGGCTGGTTGCGCCTACTCGACGACTATGTGCTCAAGGCCATGCTTGAACTGCTTGATGCCAAGGTCGAGAACATCGAAGCGCCGTTCCAGCCGGAACACGGTGCTTATGGCGGCGGCCACCACCATTCCCGTCACGGCGATGAAGACTTCAACTACCCGCCGAAATTGCATCAGTTCGGCGTGCGGCTATGA
- a CDS encoding TetR family transcriptional regulator — MLPRAEQKQQTRNALMDAARHLMECGRGFGSLSLREVARTAGIVPTGFYRHFADMDELGLVLVSEVGQTFRETIRLVRHNEFVMGGIIDASVRIFLDVVSANRSQFLFLAREQYGGSLPVRQAIGRLREDISSDLAADLSLMPKLQHLDLAGLSVMADLIVKSVFATLPDIIDPPAEALPEHLTPQAKITQQLRFIFIGLKHWQGLGSTE, encoded by the coding sequence ATGCTGCCCCGCGCCGAACAGAAACAACAGACCCGCAACGCCCTGATGGACGCTGCCCGCCACTTGATGGAATGCGGCCGAGGATTCGGCAGCCTGAGCCTGCGCGAAGTCGCCAGAACCGCCGGCATCGTGCCCACCGGTTTCTACCGGCATTTTGCCGATATGGATGAACTGGGCCTGGTGCTGGTAAGTGAAGTCGGCCAGACCTTCCGCGAAACCATTCGCCTGGTGCGCCACAACGAGTTCGTCATGGGCGGCATCATCGACGCCTCGGTGCGGATCTTTCTCGACGTGGTCAGCGCCAATCGCTCGCAGTTCCTGTTCCTCGCTCGCGAGCAGTACGGCGGTTCGCTGCCCGTGCGCCAGGCCATTGGCCGATTGCGTGAAGACATCAGCTCGGACCTGGCGGCCGACTTGTCCTTGATGCCGAAGCTGCAACACCTGGACCTCGCCGGCCTGAGTGTCATGGCTGACCTGATTGTCAAAAGCGTGTTCGCGACCTTGCCGGACATCATTGATCCGCCTGCCGAGGCGCTGCCCGAACATCTGACCCCGCAGGCAAAAATCACCCAGCAGTTGCGCTTTATCTTTATCGGCCTCAAACACTGGCAAGGCCTCGGCAGCACCGAGTAA